tctgcctcccagagacaacaggggcagtaaagggattaacaatacaaaaggacacAGACACCCCTAAcataaggaatacacattgtgttgattagattatctcccagaccttagtgtgctgtgtgtaaaCGGTTAAGAAAtaaggcaaaaataaaatacatttttattaataacacacaaaaaggcttcatgtcactggataacattaactgaggggtagggtgactctaggaaccgtcacagtcccaaaatgcaggaacaCCAAATCTGTTtctgagctccacagtctttagagtctcttacGATTTGGATAACGTGGCACTCCTtatcagggcccatagtctgtaggaaggaggctggcactcattCCCCTCCAGAGTCCATGCCACGGAGGCTTCCATGACAGTTACCATAGAAACTTGAAAAGCATCTGAATAGTTTCTTGAGTGGTTAATCATTCAGAATAAAGAATAAGAAGATAGGGTTTATTTGCGACACATGAAGTACTATTGGAAACAATTGgaaattttgtgtgtgtatgtgataatTGAAAATCAAAGATGGTAATAAGATTACAtcaggagaaaaaagaataaaagaacaaaaaagaaataactgCAGCAAACACTACCAGTGGGCAAATTCCCTGTTGCCCTCATGGATAGAGAAAACAATATGGTACAAATGTTTGGTGTGCGTTGGTTACAGATGTCCAATAGACAGGGTTAAACACATATGAAGCACATTTCATGGAGATTTTACAATGCTTGTAAGTACATACACTACATGAAGCCTTTGGCTGGTCTTATAACTATGAAACAAAACAACTGATGCATTTTGCCTGTGGGCTTCCTGAGAGGCGATAACGagaataaaaaacattgtaacCTTGTGGTATAGCGATAAGATGACTGTAGGAATAATGTTTGGTCTCCCAATGTGGTAACAACTTGTGATATCCATTGACTGCCTGCACTGGGTGGAGCCGAATAGAAAATGGCTGGCTATACATGCTGTCTGCCGACTTTGATGCTGACATTTATCAGTGATATTAGCATTCAGTTTTTTGTGTGGCTTGACAGATATGCTGTTCTCAACGCTTAAATTGAGATTTTCctaactttcctttttttttctttttgacatattattcataataagtgacaaactatacaaaaaagaaataaataaagagaaataactATTTGTATAGCTTGTGTGGAtacactaaacatggaaaaggggaatcatggttgaacaaatctttaaatggcaaaaaaaagtcaacaAGGGCATAACATAGTCaaaagtgcaattaatgttttgtcaaagtaaaacacattttaaagcacCACAGTCCACTTGCATGGTCATAAGCAGGGccagcctttggggtgtgcaagggcacacagggcgccatggcagcaggggcgccacTAGGTGACCACATGGCCCGGATTGCCTAGGTCCCATGCAGCCTAATtgaacgctgtcttttttttttgttaattgaggcggaggagagagaagggcgccgaacggttgctcatgaagttttcagcaaccgcttggtgCCACTCCATCTCCTCCGCGAGGCACATAGCTcggttgcggtgccggcatgtcatgctgagtgccggaatatgacgtcatatttagGCGCTCAGCAGAGAAGCAGCATCCGGCATAGCAGGGGGACAGAGGCCTTGTGATACCACTGCAGGACCTCTGGAAGGTAAGGATACCACTGCAGGACCTCTGGAAGATAGtcagaaaggagggagagggggtagatagtcagAAGGGGGGataggtagatagtgagaaagagggtagtaagtgTCACGCTCTTCCCAGGCAGGTTCTGTCCTGAagctctgattccttgattccagtcttgctgtttgcttcagctctgtttcctttataaggtgtgccccacctatgtgttctgtttgtctcagtcagcagtctacaggtatgtctctctgatatgtgtatagattcaatgttcagtttattagtacttCCATAGGCAggctttagcgttaggacccaccgtcattggagtactttggtgtagcggttggctaagcatactatggccatacgatgtgacggaatctccaatagttatcatatagtcctaggctagttcctgtatgtatgtgtgtcagtgtcGGGTTTAGTAGTCGGAGGCCAATATGCAAGGCAGGAGACGTGGGGAATCAAAAGCGAGGTATTGATAAGGATGAGACGTAGACAAAGTCAAGATAAGCAGAGGTCAGTTCAGGCAGCGAAGGTAGTAGTGAGgaagttatatgttagtaagtgctcagacgagctaggcttttgtttgtagggaaTGTGCTGAGGCTGATGTACAGTGTGCACCCAGGCAGCAGGAAGCGGAGgcgagagaggggcgccgaacgGCTGCTCATGAAAAAGGTTTCAGTAAGAACTCGGCGCCCCTCTATCTCCTCAGCTCCCTACCACCACCCGCCTAGTCGCTGCCTTGCGCTTCCACTAAAAGACTtcatcaaggtaagtgaactacaaaggggtagatagtgagaagtggggagagggggggtagatggtgagaagtgggcagagggggtacatagtgagggGGGGTAGACTGAGAagtgggagagggggtacatagtgagagggggtagatagtgagaaaggggatagtaagaatattgaaataaataaaaagtgagattgaattgtgtggatgaattgcttgcatgatttgtgagaatgcattaatgaatatgtgtaaatgattggtgtgagtgagtgactgtattGAAGTGTTTTGTGtggatgtttaagtgatttgggaaaaggcaaagatggcacatgtaGGGTGTTTATGGTACAAAGATGGCAAAAGGTGGGCTGTTTgctgacaaatatgttttatgatgggctgtttggggacaaagttggctcacactgggctgcacattcaggatttgtatgtctaattctgtttatttgatctatatcttcaatgctgagttaacatgcgattttttatttatctataccagcaaaactgggtttgtgtgttattatttttatctatacctgctatgccatgtttccatacattatttatgtatacctgcaaatatagggtttgtatgtcttattcaggtgatgcaagtgctgtttacatgtgttgtttatttgatctatagttcacagggaggaaggaaaagagaggtgtggcttagcaaatgaggggacaaagggactctggggatgattatgggggGAGAGGACCACTCAAGGTCACGATacggtcagaaggagggaagacctgcactgactctcacagtcaaCCCCTAATCTGCAATCAGTGtggcaatttttattttttttggtgctggagcggagggagtgattgcatgctaagaagcatggagcggggcccaaggaaatgctttctggggtccaattttttcaatatttaaaaaaaaagattttgttacaaagattagctgtgtttttcttatatttaatgtatattattgataCTAGTTGTATATCATATtttacttgtttgcacttgcacataaataatctttaattaaaactagttgccagaggagtagtccacacagggcacctgaacacttaaggccggccctggtcataAGCAATTATTTATGGAGAGCTTAAGGGATGCGTGCTCGTAGCTCCATTTTCTTCTGCTAATATTCCATCTAAAAAATCTTATAAGTCATTCTCATCAAGCTATGTGATTTTAGGACAAATGTGTGTGTCCACAGCAAaattaagaaatataaatattatatatgaactatcattatatgtttgtgttccattttatttatacatataagtaaaatattgctggcaggggcataactagaaatgGCAGGGCCCCAATACGCAAATTGCCCTGGGCCTTCTcaaccaagcaacatgtcccacagtgccactttAGCCTCCAAAAAGCTTGTGAGTACATCCTTTGCAATTCTTCTAAATGGGGCGCACATCCACATAGGGGAaaaaagatttttgaaaaaaatagtgtattgcAAGTAAGTAGTGCACTCacatttccaaggacataaatGTGCTCAttatgtccttggaaatgtGAGTGCACTACTTACTTGCAATACTGCTAAGCCTCATTTGCATACATGTGGATGTGTGCTCCATTTGGAAGAATTGTATAGATTAAGTGTTGGAGGAACGCTTATTTGGGTGCTGCTGCCTAATTAgggaaagtattatttattcatttacactagtggtgtgtgttttcttttcttgtgtttttagtACAtcctttgccccaaaacagcttgtgagggccacctttgccccaaacagcctgcctgtgccatgttTGCTCCAGGTTTTCTTTGCCTCAAAACAGATTGCCCTTTGTCCCCTGTCCAACCTGGCACACATATGAAAGCACACTTTACATgcttacacacttacacatactcactaacacacacacaccctctcacaccacttatacATCCATTGTCAGGGTGTGTAGGGGTTGGAGCACACCACAGAGAGACACCAGATGCAAAACCAGGGAATGGTATAACAACAATGGTTTATTCCACTAAGCACTAATAGAAACAAAGGCATAAACGGTACCGTACAGCAATCCGTGGTCTGGGGAAAGAGTATCAGCAAAGTCTGtaagcaagccaaggtcaaagttCATAGAATTCAAATAACGAGTATCCAGCAATGAGGTATGGGAAATACAGGAAGGGACTTGAACAATCAAGCATTGATGAATTAGTGCTGGGGGTTTAAATAGTCTGCCAAAACCTGGCTCCTCTCCCCAGATCTCAGAGACCCTTCATCCTTATAGGTCATAGTCAGTGGTGACCTGTCCGTCACCACTTGTCCCGCCTCCAGTGTCCTCTTGCGTCATTTGGCCCCAGGACACGCCCCCACAATCAATCTATTACTGGCACTCGCCCTGCATGCCACAGGCCATACCAAAGGCCAGGGATGTGGCCTGGTGTGCAATCGTGCAGTTTGCGACCGTGTAGGCCGTGACTGCGTGTTACATGGATGGAGCTGCGGGGAGATGAGGTAGGTCCctgacatccatgctcacacacttatacatccgcatccatgctcacatacacttatacatagctATGCATGacaacatacacttatacacaaacattcatgcccacatacacttatcacagacatccatgctcacattcatacaaacatacaccCCTCCTTAGCTCTCCAGTAGATTTCGGTCCTCTGTATGtagggtcatgtgacataagtgtgtctgtctctctgtgctATTCAAAAACACGGTCAATGTCAGAAGGGTCCTTTCTGAAACTTCTTGAAGTGGTAGAAAGAGAGAAGCATGAGGAGACAGAAAGAAGTGGTTGCAGTGAAAATTGTAAAAaccattaatataatataattgcatGTGACAATTACTTACTGACTTACTGAGTTCTCCCCCTAGTATACTCTGCCATGCCCAGACTGCTCATATGGCACACCACGCAAATGCCCAGTGAACCGATGGCCAACAGGGCTGGATATTTACTGATAGGGCCACTCTAGGTGTAATTCAGGTCCTGTAGTGTGTGGCCACTGCCTTGATATGTAATGTGCAGTAGAGCATATGACCTtgaagtgccagggctgcttaGTCATCATCAGTCTTACCATGTCCTTGTTGATGGTAAGTTCTGAGTATGACAACCTCATACTGTATCTTGGATGCCAAAACCCATTAGTTGCCAAGGTAATGTATACCAGTAACATTTAGGGTTTATTTTCTCAGGTTTTGTGCTCCAACACAATTGATTCACCATCAAGATCTTTGAATCACTTCTAGGATCCATGGCAAGAAAAATGAGACACTAGTGTACACATCCGGGGAGACAGGATTCCCACAATATTTTCCAGAGAACGATACCAGTCCTTCCATGCGATTTCTACACACAAGAGGTCCACCTGAGTCACCCTGTAGAGATTAGAGCATCTCATATTAGAGATATaacatattgtatataaatgtatttgcatTTGGTTTGCATTTCTAGGTAAATTGTATGCTTCATACACACCCTGCAGGAGCCCTTAACCTTGCCAGGGGTGGCCGTACACATCATACTGCTGAAAATGCCATTCCAAGACTTTCTGCATGTCTCCTGGCTTATCACTCTGACGTCTGCTTCCATCAGAGCTGGTGGTTTGACTCCCAAATCACTCACGCGACCCCATCCAGCCACTGTGCATGTTGTTCTGGGAGTCAAGGTTGAGGTTTTACATGGAAGTCTGATGGGTCTTACACCTATACTGATAATGGCAGATTCATTCAGCTGCAAGAAAATATGCATAAATTATAGCATGTGACACAACAAAATAAGGAAATCGCTTTAAGACTGAAAAGACAGAAAATCTCTGTTCTTTTACCTGTACACTTTGTGGGTTGGCTTACCAAGAGCTATCCACTTTCTGCTCCATCTGAGAACTGTGAAGGGACAGGGGATGTACTAAGTGGGCAATGCTAGGTTTAAATGGGGCACACCCTGTTTTACCTCAAAGTAGGTGGGAATATAGAAGAACTGGCAGTGGAACAGGTCAAATATCTTTCTCACCACCTAAAGAATAAAGAGCTGCCCCAGAGGGAATGGTAACCAGATGTGATCGAAAGTGTCTACAGGCAGCGGCACAACACAACATTTTTCagcccacatacacacacaggttGTGTTTAGAGGCCCCCCTCTCCTCAGATTTGTCCTATATGACACATATAGAGTTAATAGACCCTGAGTATAAACTTTCCACATACTATACGTCAGCCAATGATATTGTGACAAACACCTTGTACATGCCTAGGACACACGTGCACCAAGAgcctatttttaattttttgtgccCTCCATGTTCACCACAGCTCCTGTATGGGGTAAATGTTATGCCTTTGCCTTCAGGGCAAACCTGGAAGCTTCCAAAATATGAATATGCTACACCGCCGTGTTAAAGTGAGTGATCTTTCTTCAAAATACACTAGACACAGGCCATATTGGTGATTTCAAAAACCACAAATAAAGCAAGACAGGGATTAAAAATCGGCCCAGTGCCCTAAATCAGTCAAAGCAAAAGTATATAAGAAGACAATGGTATAAGAAGACAATGGTGAAATCAGATGTGCCACTTCCAGAATGGCTACATTTTAGAGTTGGGTGGGAGTGCAAGAGACTGGCACGAGagtgtgtaaatatttaatttgcaatGATTTTCTATTGAATATAGTGATTTGATTAGGGTAATtttgagagagaaaatgaatgcTTAGTTTCCCATTTTGGTCTTTATTCTTACAAATTCAATGTCTGGTAAAATTTGTCCTCTCTAGATTTCCTTAtgtttacacattcattctaagcAAAAGAGCGagatgtttcttcttttattaTATGGTATGACAGCAAGTAATATAAATGCAATATAACAAGCTGCATAGTCAAGCTCTCTGAGTACTGGTGAAGAATTGATTCATTTATTACCTTCAGCAGCTGGATATCGTTCACAAAGAAAGTCCTGTTGTACTTTGGGTGTTGAATGGATCTCCGGACACTGAACACCTGAACATATTGTTCTGGAGCATCAAGCTTATGTGCACCAAGTACCACACGGATTGAGTTTACAGACCTGCAACAAAGATACCATTCTACCACTCCTTTAGCTTGTTAGCACAGTGCTGTGTTTTGTGATGTGCAGggtattttgtttaatgtttggTTTTGTCATATGTTGTAGATAATCTTCCAGGGtagttttttatataaatgaacaGTGCTTGTGGTGTAggttaatttaaaattattatagaaCCACAAATATAGAGTCACAAATATAGAACAGTCATTTTGTACACAGTATGTACAGAGCAAATCAAAGTTTGTTCTAATTTACAACAAGATACACGTAACTGTTAAATGATCGTATTACTTAACCATACCACAACATGCGCTATGAGAATGGCAAAACTACTTAACCACCAATTATATGATATTGGAGTGCACAATAAATGTGATGGCAAACCTGCAAAAACCTTTCCATATAGCCTATTACTTATATATAGGGGCAATATGTTCGTGCAAATGGGT
The DNA window shown above is from Spea bombifrons isolate aSpeBom1 chromosome 1, aSpeBom1.2.pri, whole genome shotgun sequence and carries:
- the PRSS57 gene encoding serine protease 57, which codes for MNLVLCTNIFKYHLVYILTFHVFLAGGIYRIVGGRESRPHSRPYIASVQDRGGHFCGGALIQCKWVLTAAHCMESRSVNSIRVVLGAHKLDAPEQYVQVFSVRRSIQHPKYNRTFFVNDIQLLKLNESAIISIGVRPIRLPCKTSTLTPRTTCTVAGWGRVSDLGVKPPALMEADVRVISQETCRKSWNGIFSSMMCTATPGKVKGSCRGDSGGPLVCRNRMEGLVSFSGKYCGNPVSPDVYTSVSFFLPWILEVIQRS